One window of Penaeus chinensis breed Huanghai No. 1 chromosome 1, ASM1920278v2, whole genome shotgun sequence genomic DNA carries:
- the LOC125041533 gene encoding LOW QUALITY PROTEIN: cryptochrome-1-like (The sequence of the model RefSeq protein was modified relative to this genomic sequence to represent the inferred CDS: inserted 2 bases in 1 codon), translating to MTKTSVHWFRHGLRLHDNPALLHSVKDAEXKFYAIFIHDGETAGTEVAGYNRMQFLTEALCDLDAQLRAVGGQLFIFKGKPADVIKMLHAEIRITRLTFEQDCEAIWNKRDNQVRSQCKELGIEIVEKISHTLWDPFEIIETNGGQPPLTYEMFVQASAVLGPPNRPVPDVEWDDVIFGEISDELAMKLQLCPHIPTPGELGWNKECDEESVYVGGETAALAHLQKRLKVEENAFRDCYILPNQVNPDILGKPMSMSAALRFGCLSVRKDHENVCTLIAKGPKVFKDGSSCYPTFTKKLEGWIHHVCRTAVACFLTRGDLWISWEEGLHVFLKYLIDADWSVCAGNWMWVSSSAFERQLDCSTCICPVNYGKRIEPTGDYIRRYVPELASMPQDYIFEPWLAPKSIQEVYKCIIGRDYPERIVSHEEASKANRTMMESIREKMTVKPPHCCPSNVKETRVFLRLHEACYHNVL from the exons ATGACTAAGACTTCAGTGCACTGGTTCAGGCATGGGTTGAGGCTCCATGACAACCCAGCTTTATTACACTCTGTGAAAGATGCCGA AAAATTTTATGCCATATTCATTCATGATGGAGAAACGGCAG GGACGGAGGTTGCAGGTTATAACCGCATGCAGTTTTTGACGGAAGCACTGTGTGATTTGGATGCTCAACTAAGGGCAGTTGGTGGTCAGCTGTTTATATTCAAAGGAAAACCTGCGGATGTAATTAAGATGCTTCATGCTGAAATTAGAATAACTCGGCTGACCTTTGAACAG GACTGTGAGGCGATATGGAATAAACGCGACAACCAGGTACGCAGTCAGTGCAAAGAGCTCGGCATAGAGATCGTGGAGAAAATCTCTCACACGCTTTGGGATCCATTTGAAATTATTGAAACTAATGGAGGTCAGCCCCCTTTGACCTATGAAATGTTTGTG CAAGCGTCAGCAGTATTAGGTCCTCCCAATCGGCCAGTACCTGATGTCGAGTGGGATGATGTCATTTTTGGAGAAATTTCAGATGAACTTGCCATGAAGTTACAG CTATGTCCTCACATCCCAACGCCAGGGGAACTTGGTTGGAATAAGGAATGCGACGAAGAATCAGTTTATGTTGGCGGAGAGACGGCTGCTTTAGCACACCTGCAGAAGAGACTGAAGGTTGAGGAGAATGCGTTTAG GGACTGCTACATTCTACCAAACCAAGTAAACCCAGATATTCTTGGCAAACCTATGAGTATGTCGGCAGCATTGAGATTTGGATGCCTCTCCGTCAGAAA AGATCATGAGAATGTGTGCACTTTGATTGCCAAAGGCCCGAAAGTTTTCAAGGATGGCAGTAGTTGTTACCCAACCTTTACCAAAAAGCTG GAGGGATGGATCCACCATGTGTGTAGGACGGCTGTTGCGTGTTTCTTGACTAGAGGAGACCTGTGGATTAGCTGGGAGGAAGGACTgcat GTGTTCCTGAAATACCTCATTGACGCAGATTGGTCCGTCTGCGCTGGAAACTGGATGTGGGTCAGCTCCTCAGCCTTTGAACGCCAGCTTGATTGCTCCACCTGCATATGCCCGGTGAACTATGGGAAAAGAATTGAACCAACAGGGGATTATATCAG ACGTTATGTTCCTGAATTAGCTTCAATGCCACAAGATTACATTTTTGAGCCCTGGCTTGCTCCGAAATCCATACAAGAAGTGTACAAGTGTATCATAGGGCGAGATTATCCTGAACGTATAGTTTCTCATGAAGAGGCATCCAAGGCAAACAGGACG ATGATGGAGAGCATTCGGGAGAAAATGACTGTGAAGCCACCACACTGCTGTCCATCCAATGTTAAAGAGACGCGAGTATTCTTGCGACTGCATGAGGCTTGCTACCACAATGTTCTTTAG